In the Adlercreutzia equolifaciens DSM 19450 genome, one interval contains:
- a CDS encoding c-type heme family protein, with amino-acid sequence MSTDHPGRPFRYGIRFKIAVSIGVIMVALMAVDILWNLSLQNAQAENEAREKAEVLAAEMRAAWDFVDMNQEVINRAEDGTFRTKHLVCVVAAKSISMLFTTETDYSIRFTNDTPRQAANAPDAFEQEALAAFNADPDRKAFWRVVDAGDGTRVFRYTEPLYVTESCLECHGDPVGELDQYGYPKEGMQVGQVGGAMSITEPMGIYAAGIQDSMMQQAIMVLFMMVAAFIGLYFVTSRLVLQPIDELRGAAGAVGKGDFNYTLTVPDPGERPRDELAELTGEFDRMARDLEALYADLEGQVRSKTDDLMVLNDMLNYQKRELKVALDRLGDEVAYKNEFFAIVSHELRTPLTSILAYARILNADDSLAPKTREAVGEIESNATLLLNMVNNILVISKHAAKKDELLPEPVDFVDLAQFVRKALAPIAADKDVRLTCTVAPNVPLSMADWEKLRRILENLVNNAIKYTHRGGFVRLTIGFEDGETDSRSESEKADTNAPDGADAPAGWIVMRVADDGMGIAPEELGQIFELYKQAGQSANRRYRGTGLGLAVVRDLTELHGGTVTVESRVKEGSTFTVRIPYVPVIEEEDEEA; translated from the coding sequence ATGTCGACCGATCACCCGGGGCGCCCGTTCCGCTATGGCATACGCTTCAAGATCGCCGTTTCCATCGGCGTCATTATGGTTGCGCTCATGGCCGTTGACATTCTATGGAACCTATCGCTTCAAAACGCTCAGGCCGAGAACGAGGCACGCGAAAAAGCCGAGGTGCTCGCCGCCGAAATGCGCGCGGCGTGGGACTTCGTCGATATGAACCAGGAAGTCATCAACCGTGCCGAGGACGGCACCTTCCGTACGAAGCACCTCGTGTGCGTGGTGGCGGCGAAGTCAATATCCATGCTGTTTACCACAGAAACCGACTACTCCATCCGCTTCACGAACGACACGCCGCGTCAGGCTGCCAACGCGCCGGACGCCTTCGAGCAGGAGGCCCTGGCCGCCTTCAACGCCGACCCCGACCGCAAGGCATTCTGGCGCGTCGTGGACGCCGGCGACGGCACGCGGGTGTTCCGCTATACGGAGCCGTTGTACGTGACCGAGTCGTGCCTAGAATGTCACGGCGACCCCGTCGGCGAGCTGGATCAGTACGGCTACCCCAAGGAGGGCATGCAGGTGGGCCAAGTGGGCGGCGCCATGTCCATCACCGAGCCCATGGGCATTTACGCCGCCGGCATTCAAGATAGCATGATGCAGCAGGCGATCATGGTGCTGTTCATGATGGTAGCGGCCTTCATCGGGCTGTACTTCGTGACAAGCCGGCTGGTGCTGCAGCCCATCGACGAGCTGCGAGGCGCGGCGGGCGCCGTGGGCAAGGGCGACTTCAACTACACCCTCACGGTGCCCGACCCCGGCGAGCGGCCCCGCGACGAGCTGGCGGAGCTCACCGGCGAGTTCGACCGCATGGCCCGCGACCTTGAGGCGCTTTATGCCGATCTGGAGGGCCAGGTGCGTTCCAAGACCGACGACCTCATGGTGCTCAACGACATGCTGAACTACCAGAAGCGCGAGCTGAAGGTAGCACTCGATCGGCTGGGTGATGAGGTGGCCTACAAGAACGAGTTCTTCGCCATCGTCAGCCACGAGCTGCGCACGCCGCTCACCAGCATTTTGGCCTACGCGCGCATCCTGAACGCGGACGACAGCCTAGCGCCCAAGACCCGCGAGGCCGTGGGCGAAATCGAGTCGAATGCCACCCTTTTGCTGAACATGGTGAACAACATCCTCGTCATTTCCAAGCACGCCGCCAAGAAGGACGAGCTTTTGCCCGAGCCGGTGGACTTCGTCGATTTGGCCCAGTTCGTGCGCAAGGCGCTGGCCCCCATCGCCGCCGACAAGGACGTGCGGCTCACCTGCACGGTAGCGCCGAATGTGCCCTTGAGCATGGCCGACTGGGAGAAGCTGCGGCGCATTCTGGAGAACCTGGTGAACAACGCCATCAAGTACACTCACCGTGGCGGGTTCGTACGCCTGACGATTGGGTTCGAGGACGGGGAAACCGACTCCCGCAGTGAGAGCGAAAAGGCGGACACCAATGCCCCCGATGGCGCGGATGCCCCCGCCGGCTGGATCGTCATGCGCGTCGCCGACGACGGCATGGGCATCGCGCCCGAGGAGTTGGGCCAGATCTTCGAGCTGTACAAGCAGGCCGGGCAATCGGCCAATCGCCGCTACCGGGGCACGGGGCTGGGGCTTGCCGTAGTGCGCGACCTCACCGAGCTGCATGGCGGTACCGTGACCGTGGAAAGCCGGGTGAAGGAGGGCAGCACGTTCACCGTGCGCATTCCCTATGTGCCCGTCATTGAGGAAGAGGACGAGGAAGCGTAA
- a CDS encoding molybdopterin-containing oxidoreductase family protein, with protein MTKNSERAIDAKLTRRAFVGAAAATAAVGLAGCAPAATDEAPAKDEGEGLAFTGEDEFADCQLVYGCCSPECQHHLLKGYVRDGKLVKVESGEVNESPACARGFARVEMCNSDKRLTKPLKLVGEKGSGDFEEITWDEAFDLIQEKLQYALDNGGPKSIMSQGGSGNFSALTGAFSTFVGWLGGGTSTSGNMCCAGIDSGLTPVLGQRMQLVRNEIANSNYIIAWGNNPVISMTGYFGRFQEMMDNGGTLCTIDPFLSETADKSQEWIQPWPGTDSAVALAMLKVVIDEGLTDEEYIIAHTTAPCLIDKKTNAPAFADPADDTTYQVYDPATKTIVAHDAAGVTPLLSVEGTEIANDYVTIYDLIKAEADKWGKEAVEAESGCSYDDIARIARDYANAEHAMIIQNMGGYQRTENAAYATATQVYLALFCGHIGHRGDGVYDACGSTTLVPGGSAYEANPDAVKNESIPVPCFGEWICQDKPTKINFMWIAQGNPVAQWPNTNSVKEGMKHIPFVVKVDMFLNASAMYADLVLPVTALFETPNVTHSARSAVISISEAGVTPPGECKTDLEITREVAKRFGLEQYFNEDPSVYIGRVLEPAGITYEELAEKKGINAWDLNPDYIAYKDGEFLTPTKKAHLWVQAWVDEGYPAIACHQRPEEHPLNADSELAKKYPLASVQRKTRSQVHTTFKNLETMLCMDGHKPNIYINTEDAADRGIAEGDEVTAFNDRGEHTGLARVTDHLKKGVVVLENGWEDTTASSSSNVTSNKWPTLGTIHCCNSTLVEVKKGA; from the coding sequence ATGACGAAGAACAGCGAACGCGCCATTGACGCCAAGCTCACCCGTCGCGCCTTCGTGGGCGCTGCCGCGGCTACGGCTGCTGTGGGCCTGGCCGGATGCGCTCCGGCGGCCACCGACGAGGCGCCGGCCAAGGACGAGGGGGAGGGTCTGGCCTTCACCGGCGAGGACGAGTTCGCCGACTGCCAGCTCGTCTACGGTTGCTGCTCGCCGGAGTGCCAGCACCACCTGCTGAAGGGTTATGTGCGCGACGGCAAGCTCGTGAAGGTGGAGAGCGGCGAGGTGAACGAGAGCCCCGCTTGCGCCCGCGGCTTCGCCCGCGTGGAAATGTGCAACTCCGATAAGCGCCTGACCAAGCCTTTGAAGCTCGTGGGCGAGAAGGGCTCCGGCGACTTCGAGGAGATTACCTGGGACGAGGCGTTCGATCTCATTCAGGAGAAGCTGCAGTACGCACTGGACAATGGCGGTCCCAAGTCCATCATGTCCCAGGGCGGTTCGGGCAACTTCAGCGCCCTGACCGGTGCGTTCTCCACATTTGTCGGTTGGCTCGGCGGTGGCACGTCCACGTCCGGCAATATGTGCTGCGCCGGCATCGACTCGGGCCTGACGCCGGTTCTCGGCCAGCGCATGCAGCTGGTCCGCAACGAGATCGCCAACTCCAACTACATCATTGCCTGGGGCAACAACCCGGTCATCTCGATGACGGGCTATTTCGGCCGCTTCCAGGAGATGATGGACAATGGTGGCACCCTGTGCACCATCGATCCGTTCCTCTCCGAGACTGCCGACAAGTCCCAGGAGTGGATCCAGCCTTGGCCCGGCACCGACTCGGCTGTGGCGCTCGCCATGCTGAAGGTGGTCATCGACGAGGGTCTGACCGATGAGGAGTACATCATCGCCCACACCACGGCGCCTTGCCTCATTGACAAGAAGACTAACGCGCCGGCCTTCGCTGACCCGGCTGACGACACCACGTATCAGGTGTACGATCCGGCGACCAAGACGATTGTCGCCCACGATGCCGCTGGCGTGACGCCGCTGCTGTCCGTGGAAGGCACCGAGATCGCCAACGACTACGTGACCATCTACGATCTCATCAAGGCCGAGGCCGACAAGTGGGGCAAGGAGGCCGTCGAGGCCGAGTCCGGCTGCTCCTACGACGACATCGCTCGCATCGCCCGCGATTACGCTAACGCCGAGCATGCCATGATCATCCAGAACATGGGCGGCTACCAGCGCACCGAGAATGCTGCTTACGCTACGGCTACCCAGGTGTATCTGGCCCTGTTCTGCGGTCATATCGGCCATCGCGGCGACGGCGTGTACGACGCCTGCGGCTCCACCACCCTGGTGCCCGGCGGCTCTGCCTATGAGGCCAACCCCGATGCTGTTAAGAACGAGTCCATTCCCGTGCCGTGCTTCGGTGAGTGGATCTGCCAGGACAAGCCCACCAAGATCAACTTCATGTGGATCGCCCAGGGCAATCCCGTGGCCCAGTGGCCGAACACGAACAGCGTGAAGGAGGGCATGAAGCACATTCCGTTCGTCGTGAAGGTAGACATGTTCCTGAACGCGAGCGCCATGTACGCCGACCTGGTGCTTCCCGTGACGGCGCTGTTCGAGACTCCGAACGTCACGCATTCCGCGCGCTCGGCTGTCATCTCCATCAGCGAGGCCGGCGTGACCCCGCCGGGCGAGTGCAAGACTGACCTGGAGATTACCCGCGAAGTCGCCAAGCGCTTCGGCCTGGAGCAGTACTTCAACGAGGATCCGTCGGTGTACATCGGCCGCGTGCTCGAGCCGGCCGGCATCACCTACGAGGAGCTCGCCGAGAAGAAGGGCATCAACGCTTGGGATCTGAACCCCGATTACATCGCCTACAAGGATGGCGAGTTCCTCACTCCCACCAAGAAGGCTCACCTGTGGGTTCAGGCGTGGGTCGACGAGGGCTACCCGGCGATCGCGTGCCACCAGCGTCCTGAGGAGCATCCGCTGAACGCCGATAGCGAGCTCGCCAAGAAATACCCGCTGGCCTCGGTTCAGCGCAAGACCCGCAGCCAGGTGCACACGACGTTCAAGAACCTCGAGACCATGCTGTGCATGGACGGCCACAAGCCGAACATCTACATCAACACCGAGGACGCTGCCGATCGTGGCATCGCCGAGGGCGACGAGGTGACGGCCTTCAATGATCGCGGCGAGCATACGGGCCTCGCGCGAGTGACCGACCACCTCAAGAAGGGCGTTGTCGTGCTGGAGAACGGCTGGGAGGATACCACGGCGTCCTCGTCGAGTAATGTGACGAGCAACAAGTGGCCCACCCTCGGTACCATCCACTGCTGCAATTCCACGCTTGTTGAAGTGAAGAAGGGGGCGTAA
- a CDS encoding 4Fe-4S dicluster domain-containing protein has product MTQGFFVNSADCYGCKSCQVACATEKVLTPGVFIRRVRQINAAAPGGHAFVSMACNHCDEPACVANCPVGAYQKMDNGLVVQDHDKCIGCKTCIEACPFHAPSYDEATSTTYKCDGCANRQARGEMPVCVMSCPSANLTLDEMDKLPEGTDVKDQSETKPNLKVALDKDIDASVFADIDAAPGLFDAGAEQA; this is encoded by the coding sequence ATGACTCAGGGATTCTTTGTCAACTCCGCCGATTGCTACGGCTGCAAGAGCTGCCAGGTGGCTTGCGCCACCGAAAAGGTGCTGACTCCCGGCGTGTTCATTCGTCGCGTGCGCCAGATTAACGCTGCGGCACCTGGTGGCCATGCCTTCGTGTCCATGGCTTGCAATCATTGCGACGAACCGGCTTGCGTGGCCAACTGCCCCGTGGGCGCCTATCAGAAGATGGACAACGGTCTGGTGGTGCAGGATCACGATAAGTGCATCGGTTGCAAGACCTGCATCGAGGCCTGCCCCTTCCACGCGCCTTCCTACGACGAGGCGACCTCTACGACCTACAAGTGCGACGGGTGCGCCAATCGCCAGGCTCGCGGAGAGATGCCGGTCTGCGTGATGTCCTGCCCGAGCGCGAATCTCACCTTGGATGAGATGGACAAGCTGCCCGAGGGCACGGATGTCAAGGACCAGTCGGAGACCAAGCCGAACTTGAAGGTGGCGTTGGACAAGGATATCGACGCGAGTGTCTTCGCTGATATCGACGCCGCGCCGGGTCTGTTCGATGCCGGCGCCGAGCAGGCATAG
- a CDS encoding FtsX-like permease family protein produces the protein MFYLAWRNITRRLGSSVLTAFIAFMAVLALTASMIVVTSLEDGVRLSRERLGADIMVLPAGASGNASEVLFCAEPVNVYLPASAAEAVAATEGVAASTPQFFTQTVDQSCCSVVGVTRVVGIDATTDFVLAPWIVGGVEGAGGAGASAEVDDFGLGDDGILLGSAAPTIEGGQASILGSVFHVAGTLAPTGTSVDETIFMDIDAARTIAAASPYLKSVWGDADPFDAVSCLMVKAADGSDIDALCQALVDAVPGSVAVRTADMVSGASSQLAVVEAIAMAFLVVLVVLAALALAGRFSALAASRMRELGLLRTFGMGRGRVVGCFACEIGLVTLVAAVVAVVVACLVAGSVVGTFHSEFNMPGAAVPASAYGAAVAVGLLFAVALTAVALVQPVVQMLRRDPQETLTRGDM, from the coding sequence ATGTTCTACCTGGCATGGAGAAATATCACGCGCCGGCTGGGCTCTTCCGTGCTCACGGCGTTTATTGCGTTTATGGCGGTGCTCGCGCTGACCGCCTCGATGATTGTGGTGACGTCGCTGGAGGATGGGGTGCGCCTGTCTCGGGAGCGGTTGGGAGCCGACATCATGGTGCTGCCGGCCGGCGCCTCGGGCAACGCCTCGGAGGTACTGTTCTGCGCCGAGCCGGTGAACGTGTATCTGCCGGCTTCGGCCGCAGAAGCCGTGGCCGCCACCGAGGGCGTGGCCGCTTCCACGCCGCAGTTCTTCACCCAGACGGTGGATCAGAGCTGCTGCTCGGTGGTGGGGGTCACCCGCGTGGTGGGTATCGATGCGACGACGGACTTCGTGCTGGCGCCCTGGATCGTTGGCGGCGTAGAAGGCGCCGGGGGTGCTGGTGCTTCGGCTGAGGTTGACGACTTCGGCCTTGGGGATGACGGCATTCTGCTCGGCTCGGCGGCCCCGACCATCGAGGGCGGCCAGGCTTCCATTTTAGGATCGGTCTTCCACGTCGCTGGCACGCTGGCCCCCACGGGAACCAGCGTGGACGAGACGATCTTCATGGATATCGACGCGGCACGTACCATCGCGGCAGCGAGCCCTTATTTGAAAAGTGTTTGGGGCGACGCCGACCCCTTCGACGCCGTCTCCTGCCTCATGGTGAAGGCGGCCGACGGAAGTGATATCGACGCGCTGTGCCAAGCGCTCGTGGATGCGGTGCCCGGGTCGGTGGCCGTGCGCACGGCGGACATGGTTTCGGGGGCGTCATCTCAGCTCGCCGTGGTGGAGGCCATCGCCATGGCGTTTCTTGTCGTGCTCGTGGTGCTGGCGGCGCTGGCTTTGGCCGGGCGGTTCTCGGCCCTGGCGGCCAGCCGCATGCGCGAGCTGGGCCTTTTGCGCACCTTCGGCATGGGGCGCGGCCGGGTCGTGGGGTGCTTCGCCTGCGAGATCGGGCTGGTCACGCTGGTGGCGGCTGTGGTCGCGGTGGTGGTCGCCTGCTTGGTGGCCGGCTCGGTGGTCGGCACCTTCCATAGCGAATTCAACATGCCCGGGGCGGCGGTGCCTGCGAGTGCCTATGGGGCAGCTGTGGCCGTGGGGTTGCTGTTTGCCGTGGCGCTGACTGCCGTGGCGCTGGTGCAGCCGGTCGTTCAGATGCTGCGGCGCGACCCGCAGGAGACGTTGACGAGGGGGGATATGTGA
- a CDS encoding ABC transporter ATP-binding protein, which yields MEPLIELKGVVKEFRSVPPVRPLDGVSLAVAPGRIVAVTGVSGKGKSTLLNVMGGLLRADEGSVLYHGTDLARASAAEIDAVHRRGIGFVFQSPYLFPALTARENMVMALRAAGQSVDDAAIEAMLEEVGLTNRADHLPAELSVGQKRRLVLARVLLAQHDLLLADEPTNDLDADWSDEVFDRFRAFVAAGDRSVVVVTHDEAYARQADEVYVLEEGRLARREEVASC from the coding sequence ATGGAGCCGTTGATCGAGCTGAAGGGCGTGGTGAAGGAGTTTCGCAGCGTGCCTCCCGTGCGTCCGCTGGACGGCGTGTCGCTGGCTGTGGCACCGGGCCGCATTGTGGCGGTGACGGGCGTTTCGGGCAAGGGGAAGTCGACGCTGCTCAACGTGATGGGCGGTTTGCTGCGAGCCGACGAGGGGTCGGTGCTCTACCACGGCACCGATCTGGCGCGGGCCTCGGCCGCCGAGATCGACGCCGTGCATCGCCGTGGCATCGGCTTCGTCTTCCAAAGCCCGTACCTGTTCCCGGCGCTGACGGCGCGAGAGAATATGGTGATGGCGCTGCGGGCCGCCGGGCAGTCGGTTGACGATGCGGCCATCGAGGCCATGCTTGAGGAGGTGGGCCTGACCAATCGGGCCGACCATCTGCCCGCCGAGCTTTCGGTGGGGCAGAAGCGGCGCTTGGTGCTGGCCCGTGTTCTTTTGGCCCAGCACGATTTGTTGTTGGCCGATGAGCCCACCAACGACTTGGATGCCGACTGGTCTGACGAGGTGTTCGACCGGTTCCGTGCGTTTGTGGCCGCAGGCGACCGCTCGGTGGTCGTCGTCACGCACGACGAAGCCTACGCCCGCCAGGCGGATGAGGTGTACGTTTTGGAAGAGGGGAGGCTTGCGCGTCGCGAGGAGGTGGCCTCATGCTGA
- a CDS encoding YncE family protein: MGRDDANLADGGCSECMACGDRALTRRAFASLAGLAAGSVLLGVLPGCAGSDAGQTAPAANESEGSNSGEGGKDEMPPTSESAPAAPSAALSPGLLCVAEYANNTLAVVDPATGEILQRIAAGQNPATALVADGWVYVGSSGGGEVTAVNIADPSQVTSITVGKQPLGLCYDGAQGILYVGDYFASSIHLVDTQLKSLVKTVKLSASGYHNRTDPPDCCRIDPGTGRRTVALALAPEGDLLYCANYGTFDVARVDLEAAAEIEAFDGVVGPRQILVSADGAQLLLAGVGGEGEQQVNDLYVLDRASGKRVLEIPVGQSVAGVAQASDGSAVWAIARDDGELVAFDADWNETGRLPLGVGIDTLVLASDEKTLLVGNSIGGQVHVIDAATMALMNTIEGLASPKGIAVIA; encoded by the coding sequence ATGGGCCGTGACGATGCGAACCTTGCGGACGGTGGCTGTTCGGAATGTATGGCATGCGGCGATCGCGCGCTTACGAGAAGGGCGTTTGCCTCTCTCGCCGGGTTAGCTGCAGGATCGGTGCTGCTGGGGGTTCTGCCGGGATGCGCTGGTTCGGACGCGGGGCAGACGGCCCCTGCTGCGAATGAAAGCGAAGGCTCGAATTCCGGCGAGGGCGGCAAGGACGAGATGCCCCCAACCTCGGAAAGCGCTCCGGCAGCGCCCTCTGCGGCGCTTTCTCCGGGCTTGCTGTGCGTGGCGGAATACGCGAACAACACGCTTGCGGTTGTGGATCCCGCCACGGGTGAGATCCTGCAGCGCATCGCTGCCGGGCAGAACCCCGCCACGGCCCTGGTGGCCGACGGCTGGGTGTACGTCGGTAGTTCCGGCGGCGGCGAGGTGACGGCGGTAAACATCGCCGATCCGTCGCAGGTGACGTCGATCACCGTGGGCAAGCAGCCGCTCGGGCTATGCTATGACGGGGCGCAGGGCATTCTCTATGTGGGGGATTATTTCGCGTCTAGCATCCATCTCGTTGATACGCAGCTGAAGTCCCTGGTCAAAACGGTGAAGCTCAGCGCTTCCGGCTACCATAACCGGACCGATCCTCCCGACTGCTGCCGCATCGACCCTGGCACCGGTCGCCGTACCGTGGCGCTGGCGTTGGCTCCCGAGGGGGATTTGCTGTACTGCGCCAACTACGGCACCTTCGACGTGGCCCGCGTCGATTTGGAGGCTGCAGCGGAAATCGAAGCTTTCGATGGCGTGGTGGGCCCGCGGCAGATCCTCGTGTCTGCCGACGGAGCGCAGCTGCTTCTGGCCGGCGTGGGCGGGGAGGGCGAGCAACAGGTAAATGACCTGTACGTGCTCGATCGCGCTTCTGGCAAGCGGGTGCTGGAAATACCTGTTGGGCAGTCCGTCGCCGGGGTGGCCCAGGCGTCCGACGGCTCGGCGGTGTGGGCCATCGCCCGCGACGACGGGGAGTTGGTGGCCTTCGACGCCGATTGGAACGAGACGGGGCGGCTGCCTTTGGGCGTGGGCATCGACACTCTGGTGCTTGCTTCCGACGAGAAGACGCTGCTGGTGGGCAACAGCATCGGAGGCCAAGTGCATGTGATCGATGCGGCAACGATGGCATTGATGAATACGATTGAAGGACTGGCGAGCCCCAAGGGCATCGCCGTTATCGCTTGA
- a CDS encoding DUF4418 family protein: protein MKNLSLLAPIAALVCAAVVCGAVLLWAPVCAGMLELTNGNMVPMRCTYTAKVELLLALILAVVAVVALVTKRPMTVALVLLSLAIVLLTFDTPLSIGVCKSADMACQSTALWLRIAGGISTVAALAGALLNPSRKRVTE, encoded by the coding sequence ATGAAGAACCTGTCTTTGTTGGCGCCGATTGCGGCGCTCGTCTGTGCCGCCGTGGTGTGCGGAGCCGTGCTTTTGTGGGCGCCGGTGTGCGCGGGAATGCTTGAGCTGACGAATGGGAATATGGTGCCCATGCGCTGCACTTATACGGCGAAGGTCGAACTGCTGCTTGCTCTTATTCTGGCCGTTGTGGCGGTGGTGGCGCTTGTGACGAAGCGGCCCATGACCGTGGCCCTGGTGCTGCTATCGCTCGCCATCGTGCTGCTCACCTTCGACACGCCGCTTTCCATCGGCGTCTGCAAGAGCGCCGACATGGCCTGCCAGAGCACGGCGCTGTGGCTGCGCATCGCCGGCGGCATCTCCACCGTGGCCGCCCTCGCCGGCGCCCTGCTGAACCCGTCTCGCAAACGCGTCACAGAGTAG
- a CDS encoding DUF3990 domain-containing protein, whose protein sequence is MSEVLRLYHGSPIRVKRPLFGVGNPYNDYGLGFYCTESFELACEWACPKAKDGFANAYDLELAGLRVVDLDAEPYGTIEWLAVLFVNRQFDVPTSLMEAAKSYVAARYPSELGEADVIVGHRADDSYFSFARAFLENRISLAQLERAMKLGGLGRQVVAVSEAAFGALRFVGAEPASASLWHEKRMRRDEKARQDFDRILHKEPFDPNGVYMLDLMREG, encoded by the coding sequence ATGAGCGAAGTGCTGCGCTTGTACCATGGGTCGCCAATTCGAGTGAAGCGCCCCCTTTTTGGTGTGGGCAATCCCTACAACGACTACGGTTTGGGCTTCTATTGCACGGAGTCGTTTGAGCTTGCCTGCGAATGGGCCTGCCCGAAGGCAAAGGATGGGTTTGCGAACGCCTACGACCTTGAGCTCGCGGGCTTGCGCGTGGTAGATCTGGACGCCGAGCCTTACGGTACCATCGAATGGCTCGCGGTGCTTTTCGTCAATCGGCAATTCGACGTTCCGACGAGTCTTATGGAGGCCGCTAAGTCCTACGTGGCGGCCCGATACCCGTCGGAGTTGGGCGAAGCGGACGTGATCGTGGGCCACCGTGCTGACGATTCCTACTTTTCTTTTGCCCGGGCTTTTCTGGAGAATCGCATTAGTCTCGCACAGCTTGAGCGCGCGATGAAGCTTGGTGGGCTGGGACGTCAGGTGGTTGCGGTGAGTGAGGCAGCCTTCGGGGCGCTCAGGTTCGTAGGAGCCGAGCCCGCGTCAGCATCGCTCTGGCATGAGAAGCGTATGAGACGAGATGAGAAGGCGCGCCAGGACTTCGACCGCATCCTGCACAAGGAGCCCTTTGACCCCAACGGCGTATACATGCTCGACTTGATGAGGGAGGGGTAG
- a CDS encoding helix-turn-helix domain-containing protein: MGEYRYAVVELPPSPYAHDLQEVLAFVFDIGVNLAGCTGEQVAQAFMASGLAEEFEKQNPVYVAGKSSYDLLRIMVPLLPCDEVPAPSLRYDRTPDFWVGWVLAHYQMVTGCSYRSIFATATYDEIRSMYWPLHEAPESKFVAIFDEMRAERAKATNLRTLREAAGLSQSQLAKASGVGVRSIQLYEQRQKDINKAQGIALYRLSHALRCTMEQLLER, from the coding sequence ATGGGGGAGTATCGATACGCCGTCGTCGAGCTGCCGCCTTCGCCTTATGCTCACGATCTGCAAGAAGTGCTGGCATTCGTTTTCGATATCGGGGTGAACTTGGCCGGGTGCACGGGCGAGCAGGTGGCCCAGGCGTTCATGGCGTCAGGTTTGGCCGAGGAGTTTGAAAAGCAGAATCCGGTGTACGTGGCGGGCAAGTCGTCCTATGACTTACTGCGCATCATGGTGCCTCTGCTCCCGTGCGATGAAGTGCCCGCGCCGTCTCTTCGCTATGACCGGACGCCGGACTTCTGGGTCGGGTGGGTGCTTGCGCATTACCAGATGGTCACGGGTTGCTCCTACCGGTCCATTTTCGCGACCGCCACCTATGACGAGATTCGCTCCATGTATTGGCCGCTGCACGAGGCGCCTGAAAGCAAGTTCGTCGCCATCTTCGACGAGATGCGTGCCGAGCGCGCGAAGGCCACCAACCTGCGGACTTTGCGGGAAGCAGCCGGCCTTTCCCAGTCGCAGCTGGCAAAGGCATCAGGGGTAGGCGTGCGCTCCATCCAGCTGTACGAGCAGCGGCAGAAGGACATCAACAAGGCCCAGGGCATAGCCCTCTACCGCCTGTCCCATGCCTTGCGTTGCACCATGGAGCAACTGCTGGAGCGATAG